Proteins encoded together in one Sinorhizobium sp. B11 window:
- a CDS encoding ATP-binding cassette domain-containing protein, translating to MTAANAPLSTIAFSVRDMHKSFGPVEVLKGISLDAHEGDVVSILGSSGSGKSTFLRCINLLETPDSGEVTVAGETIRMIADGKGGSRPAERKQVDRIRSQLGMVFQSFNLWSHKTVLENVIEAPVHVHGRSRTECIEEAEALLAKVGIAEKRNFYPSHLSGGQQQRAAIARALAMRPKVMLFDEPTSALDPELVGEVLRVMRALAEEGRTMLVVTHEMGFARDVSSRVVFLHQGVIEEDGKPQDVFVNSRSDRFRQFINK from the coding sequence ATGACCGCGGCGAATGCCCCTCTTTCCACCATCGCGTTCAGCGTGAGGGATATGCACAAGAGTTTCGGTCCGGTGGAAGTCCTGAAAGGTATCTCGCTCGACGCTCATGAAGGCGATGTCGTTTCGATTCTTGGTTCCTCCGGCTCGGGCAAATCCACCTTCCTGCGCTGCATCAACCTTCTGGAGACACCCGATTCCGGCGAAGTGACGGTCGCGGGAGAAACGATCCGCATGATCGCCGACGGCAAAGGCGGCAGCCGCCCGGCCGAGCGCAAGCAGGTCGATCGAATTCGTTCGCAGCTCGGCATGGTCTTCCAGAGCTTCAACCTCTGGTCCCATAAGACGGTGCTCGAGAACGTCATCGAAGCCCCGGTTCATGTGCACGGCCGTTCGAGGACGGAGTGCATCGAGGAAGCCGAGGCCTTGCTTGCCAAGGTCGGCATTGCAGAAAAACGCAATTTCTATCCGTCTCATCTTTCCGGTGGTCAGCAGCAACGCGCGGCCATCGCACGTGCGCTCGCCATGCGCCCGAAGGTAATGCTCTTCGATGAGCCGACCTCCGCACTCGATCCCGAACTCGTTGGCGAAGTGCTGCGCGTCATGCGCGCACTCGCCGAAGAAGGGCGCACGATGCTGGTCGTCACCCATGAAATGGGTTTCGCCCGCGATGTCTCCAGCCGGGTCGTTTTCCTGCATCAGGGCGTAATCGAAGAAGACGGCAAACCGCAGGATGTGTTCGTCAATTCCCGGTCGGACCGTTTCCGCCAGTTCATCAACAAGTAG
- a CDS encoding transporter substrate-binding domain-containing protein, with the protein MATSAAAVIATAGVAHAEDKKWTTVTIATEGAFKPYNFTKPDGSLDGYEIELTKYLCDHMKVECKIVVQNFDGMIPALNAGKFDAIISGMSATAKREEVIAFSDSYGSTGQAFATSKTGDLAKLSEKGQVFSLASDEAGAAAEIEKIKPALQGKTIGVQTASTAAAFVDKYLKGVVDVREYKTTEEHDLDLKAGRVDIVMASMAYLTTASEKPGNEDMTTTGPRFQGGFLGRGSSVGLRKSDTELKAMFNDAIAAAKADGTIKTPLGRRFESLRANHFFQGLSRAARIAGFSWSTGIQSPVFFIL; encoded by the coding sequence ATGGCGACATCAGCCGCTGCCGTCATCGCGACGGCCGGTGTTGCGCATGCCGAAGACAAGAAGTGGACGACGGTGACGATCGCCACCGAAGGCGCATTCAAGCCTTATAACTTCACCAAGCCGGATGGCTCGCTCGATGGCTATGAGATCGAACTGACCAAATATCTCTGCGATCACATGAAGGTGGAATGCAAGATCGTGGTCCAGAACTTCGATGGCATGATCCCGGCACTGAACGCCGGCAAATTCGATGCCATCATCTCCGGCATGTCTGCGACGGCAAAGCGCGAAGAGGTGATCGCCTTCAGCGATTCCTACGGCTCCACCGGCCAGGCCTTCGCGACCTCGAAGACGGGCGATCTCGCAAAGCTGTCGGAAAAGGGCCAGGTCTTCTCGCTTGCCAGTGATGAAGCGGGCGCTGCTGCAGAGATCGAAAAGATCAAGCCGGCACTCCAGGGCAAGACGATCGGTGTGCAGACTGCCTCCACAGCGGCCGCCTTCGTCGACAAATATCTGAAGGGTGTCGTCGACGTCAGAGAATACAAGACGACGGAAGAGCATGATCTCGATCTCAAGGCCGGTCGTGTTGATATCGTTATGGCGTCCATGGCCTATCTGACGACGGCTTCCGAGAAGCCGGGCAACGAAGACATGACGACGACAGGTCCACGCTTCCAGGGCGGGTTCCTCGGCCGTGGCAGTTCCGTTGGCCTGCGTAAGAGCGACACGGAACTGAAGGCCATGTTCAACGACGCGATTGCCGCTGCAAAGGCGGATGGCACGATCAAGACGCCGCTTGGTCGGCGGTTCGAGTCCCTCCGGGCCAACCACTTTTTCCAGGGTTTAAGCCGCGCGGCCCGTATCGCCGGCTTCTCCTGGTCAACAGGCATACAGTCTCCTGTCTTCTTTATTTTATAA
- a CDS encoding nucleotidyltransferase family protein → MTGYRGHDIEAEIAGLEICVARNIRFVDGMASSIALGVQRAAELDPDGIMIMLADMPMLDAVDLDTLIDAFRKGGAKTIVRAACEGVPGNPVIFPRSAFGGLQGLNDDRGARQLISQLPLDVINVEIGIAAKIDIDTAEQLASFGGQLEAY, encoded by the coding sequence GTGACGGGATATCGCGGCCATGACATCGAGGCCGAGATTGCGGGGTTGGAGATATGCGTCGCGAGAAACATTCGTTTCGTTGATGGCATGGCAAGTTCGATTGCGCTTGGTGTCCAGCGCGCGGCCGAACTCGATCCGGACGGCATCATGATCATGCTTGCCGATATGCCAATGCTTGACGCCGTTGATCTTGACACGCTTATCGATGCTTTTCGGAAGGGCGGCGCAAAGACTATTGTCCGCGCGGCGTGCGAGGGAGTTCCGGGCAATCCAGTTATTTTTCCTCGCTCGGCGTTCGGAGGCCTTCAAGGTCTAAATGACGACCGCGGTGCTCGTCAGCTAATTTCGCAATTGCCTCTCGACGTCATCAACGTCGAGATTGGCATAGCTGCGAAGATCGATATCGACACCGCAGAGCAACTTGCGAGTTTTGGTGGGCAGCTAGAAGCCTACTGA
- a CDS encoding UBP-type zinc finger domain-containing protein, with translation MKSCEHTSTIKSVRPRTLGCEECLNEGQMWFHLRVCRECGHVGCCDQSVGRHATAHFHETGHPIIEGYDPPEGWGWCYVDETVVQLPDQTPHLGPIPRYY, from the coding sequence ATGAAGAGTTGTGAGCATACATCGACCATCAAATCAGTCAGGCCGAGAACCTTGGGCTGTGAGGAATGTCTCAACGAGGGTCAGATGTGGTTTCATCTGCGCGTCTGCAGGGAGTGCGGCCATGTCGGCTGCTGTGACCAGTCCGTCGGTAGGCACGCTACCGCGCACTTTCACGAGACGGGGCACCCGATCATAGAAGGGTATGATCCTCCCGAAGGCTGGGGCTGGTGCTATGTCGACGAAACCGTCGTTCAGCTGCCAGATCAAACGCCGCACCTTGGTCCGATCCCCCGCTACTACTGA
- a CDS encoding IS3 family transposase (programmed frameshift): MSKTTNKFSPEVRQRAIRMVLDHEAEHPSRWAAVSSIAGKIGCSPATLHEWVKKTEVDSGKRAGLPTDAAEKMKALERENRELRQANEILRKASAYFANGGARPPLQTMISFIDDHRGVFGVEPICRLLPIAPSTYYENVAKRLDVDRLSVRARSDIGLKIEIRRVFNENFQVYGVRKVWRQLQREGYAIARCTVARLMRSMSLQGIIRGKPVRTTFSDKAAPSPLDRVNRQFKAPAPNRLWVSDFTYVATWQGFVYVAFVIDVFARRIVGWRASRTAHASFVLDALEQALHDRRPVHGGGLVHHSDRGVQYVSIRYSERLAEAGIEPSVGSVGDSYDNALAETINGLYKAEVIHRRGPWRNFEAVEFATLEWVDWFNHRRLLEPIGNIPPAEAEERYYAMLDEPAMAA, encoded by the exons ATGAGCAAGACAACGAACAAGTTTTCACCCGAAGTCCGCCAACGCGCCATCCGTATGGTGCTGGATCACGAGGCTGAGCACCCGTCGCGGTGGGCAGCCGTTTCATCTATTGCGGGCAAGATCGGTTGCTCGCCAGCCACGCTGCATGAATGGGTGAAGAAGACCGAGGTCGACAGCGGCAAACGAGCAGGCTTGCCGACCGACGCGGCCGAGAAGATGAAGGCTCTTGAGCGGGAGAACCGCGAGCTTCGTCAGGCCAACGAGATTTTGCGCAAGGCGTCTGCTTATTTCGCGA ATGGCGGAGCTCGACCGCCCCTTCAAACGATGATCTCGTTCATTGACGACCACCGTGGCGTGTTCGGGGTCGAGCCGATCTGCAGGCTTTTGCCGATTGCCCCATCAACCTACTACGAGAATGTCGCCAAGCGCCTGGATGTGGATCGTCTGTCGGTTCGCGCCCGCAGCGATATCGGCCTGAAGATCGAGATACGCCGGGTGTTCAATGAGAACTTCCAGGTCTACGGGGTGCGTAAAGTCTGGCGGCAGTTGCAGCGAGAAGGCTACGCCATCGCCCGCTGCACGGTCGCTCGGCTTATGAGGTCGATGAGCCTGCAGGGGATCATTCGAGGAAAGCCGGTCCGCACGACATTCTCGGACAAGGCAGCCCCGAGCCCGCTTGACCGGGTAAACCGCCAGTTCAAAGCCCCAGCACCAAATAGGCTGTGGGTTTCGGACTTCACCTATGTCGCGACCTGGCAGGGTTTCGTCTACGTGGCCTTTGTGATCGACGTCTTTGCCCGGCGCATCGTTGGCTGGCGGGCGAGCCGGACGGCACATGCGAGCTTTGTCCTCGATGCCCTTGAACAGGCACTTCATGATCGGCGTCCCGTTCATGGCGGCGGGCTCGTGCACCATTCGGACAGGGGCGTTCAATATGTGTCCATCCGTTACTCCGAGCGGCTGGCAGAAGCTGGCATAGAGCCTTCTGTCGGAAGTGTCGGCGACAGTTACGACAATGCCCTCGCCGAAACGATCAACGGTCTCTACAAGGCCGAGGTCATTCATCGGCGCGGACCATGGAGGAATTTCGAAGCGGTGGAATTCGCCACTCTGGAATGGGTCGACTGGTTCAACCACCGACGACTTCTGGAGCCCATCGGAAACATACCGCCAGCCGAGGCTGAAGAACGCTACTACGCCATGCTGGACGAACCAGCCATGGCCGCATAA
- a CDS encoding response regulator: MTELAPVNALVEPADNISDELSVVAVVDDDPRVLEALQDLLEAVGLQVRLYSSAEALLESDGLVGIDCLITDIGLPIMDGSELKNIAKSKRPELPVLLITGRHELEKRQLSRGHPPEELFRKPFASAELLGAVFRSIRRT, encoded by the coding sequence ATGACGGAGTTGGCTCCTGTCAATGCTCTTGTGGAGCCTGCCGACAATATATCTGACGAGCTATCGGTGGTTGCAGTCGTGGACGACGATCCAAGGGTTCTCGAAGCTCTTCAAGATCTCCTTGAGGCGGTGGGACTTCAAGTCAGGCTTTATTCCTCGGCAGAAGCTTTACTCGAGTCCGACGGATTGGTAGGCATCGATTGCCTGATCACAGATATCGGGTTGCCAATCATGGACGGCTCGGAGCTTAAGAACATTGCAAAGAGCAAACGTCCGGAGCTACCGGTACTGCTTATAACGGGGCGACATGAGTTGGAAAAAAGGCAACTAAGTCGCGGGCACCCTCCCGAGGAGCTTTTTCGGAAGCCGTTCGCAAGCGCGGAGCTGTTGGGGGCGGTTTTTCGTTCGATTCGGCGGACCTAA
- a CDS encoding PAS domain-containing sensor histidine kinase, with the protein MLNNVFRHLGLSRGLLVVSAFTAAFFTITDIGFAESDFISAFLANTWKVAFLTLMLVAFAYYETPRRGGGGRNLDIRNIKSAGIDNLQRIEQTLRAREQELDQLKKDLANETAQRTRAEDAGREVGRDLEAMLSNIPVLVLMMDPVGRVLFTNGYWIRDGYKDSESLISQLNTDPSVFHHPEDYVKMLERRQSSISEGSNYYLEHRVRRPDGSYRWFLTRTTVTKDDNGNVVRRYLTSIDIDDRKKTEEALGTRERELQLLIDTVPTPIWSLTPDGYPSYLNKRFEAEFGPIIRDVEFSTMDRNEVHPDEQQAVSETLSHSLRTGEPYAIRYRRRTAGGMYRWVDVRAQPLRDDAGSILRWYGSTIDIDDETRARDALNAARDRLSRATQLATISELSASIAHELNQPLAATVAGSEASQRWLLAEPPNIERARSTLERVVRNARSAADVVGRIHALFAQEPVPQASIDLNEVIEEVLILMNDLVISEGVLLDTRLGVLPTITADGVQIQQVMVNLIRNAIDAMKPLMDQPKPLLITSRPLDEGGALVEVRDEGEGISDPDRIFEAFFTTKQQGKGLGLAICRSIIDAHGGRLWAERAGGRGTVVRFTLPSSGSSESVEWTGRSRSDSSS; encoded by the coding sequence ATGCTGAATAACGTTTTCCGTCATCTCGGTTTATCCAGAGGACTTCTCGTAGTTAGCGCGTTTACAGCCGCATTTTTCACGATCACTGATATCGGCTTCGCTGAAAGCGATTTCATATCGGCGTTCTTGGCCAATACGTGGAAGGTAGCCTTCCTTACGTTGATGCTTGTGGCTTTCGCTTACTACGAAACGCCGCGGCGCGGTGGTGGCGGGAGAAATCTGGACATACGGAACATCAAATCCGCAGGAATCGACAATCTCCAGAGAATTGAACAAACGTTGCGTGCGCGGGAGCAAGAGCTGGACCAACTTAAGAAGGATCTTGCAAATGAAACTGCGCAGCGTACCAGGGCTGAGGACGCGGGACGGGAAGTGGGCCGTGACTTGGAGGCAATGCTCAGCAACATACCTGTCTTAGTTCTCATGATGGATCCGGTCGGTCGCGTCTTGTTCACGAACGGGTACTGGATTAGGGATGGTTATAAGGACAGCGAAAGTTTGATATCCCAACTCAATACAGATCCCTCGGTATTCCACCACCCTGAAGATTACGTGAAGATGCTGGAGAGGCGACAATCCTCCATCTCCGAAGGATCCAATTATTACCTTGAGCATCGGGTTCGCAGGCCGGACGGCTCGTACAGGTGGTTCCTAACCCGCACGACCGTCACGAAGGATGACAACGGCAATGTTGTCAGGCGCTATCTTACCTCAATTGACATTGATGACCGCAAGAAAACCGAAGAAGCACTGGGGACGCGGGAACGGGAGTTGCAGCTTCTGATCGATACTGTACCTACTCCTATTTGGAGCCTGACACCTGACGGCTACCCTTCCTACCTCAATAAACGATTTGAGGCTGAATTCGGGCCGATCATCCGAGATGTTGAGTTCAGCACGATGGACAGGAACGAGGTTCATCCGGACGAGCAACAGGCGGTATCGGAAACACTGTCTCATTCGCTTCGCACAGGAGAGCCTTACGCGATTCGCTACCGCAGACGCACCGCTGGCGGCATGTATCGATGGGTAGATGTGAGAGCCCAGCCGTTGCGCGATGACGCAGGGAGTATCCTGCGGTGGTACGGGTCGACGATCGACATTGATGATGAAACCCGAGCTCGGGATGCATTGAATGCAGCAAGAGATCGGCTCTCGCGGGCCACACAGCTTGCTACTATTTCCGAACTTTCGGCCTCGATCGCCCACGAGCTCAACCAACCGCTCGCGGCCACGGTCGCTGGCAGCGAAGCCTCGCAGCGATGGCTGCTCGCTGAACCACCCAATATTGAGCGGGCGCGTTCTACCCTTGAAAGAGTAGTCCGCAACGCACGCAGCGCTGCAGACGTCGTCGGACGGATCCACGCGCTGTTTGCCCAAGAACCGGTTCCACAAGCTTCAATAGATCTGAACGAGGTCATTGAAGAAGTGCTCATCTTGATGAATGACCTTGTAATATCTGAAGGCGTTTTACTCGATACGCGCCTCGGAGTATTACCAACAATTACAGCCGACGGTGTTCAGATCCAACAGGTCATGGTAAATTTGATCCGCAACGCCATCGATGCGATGAAGCCACTGATGGACCAGCCGAAGCCATTGTTGATTACATCGCGCCCATTGGACGAAGGCGGGGCCTTAGTGGAGGTGCGCGACGAAGGCGAAGGCATCTCCGATCCGGACCGGATCTTCGAAGCATTTTTCACTACAAAACAACAAGGGAAGGGATTGGGGTTAGCGATCTGTCGCTCGATCATAGACGCGCATGGCGGCCGACTGTGGGCGGAGCGCGCAGGCGGAAGGGGCACCGTAGTGCGCTTCACCCTACCCAGTTCGGGCAGCAGCGAAAGCGTCGAATGGACCGGTCGTTCGAGGTCCGATTCATCTAGCTGA
- a CDS encoding IS3 family transposase (programmed frameshift): MKRKRFTDEQIIGILKEHEAGTPVAELCRKHGVSDASIYKWKAKFGGMDVSEAKRLKTLEDENTKLKRLLADAMLDNAALKDLFGKEVVTPAAKRNAVKHLMSHHQMSERRACKAIGVCRMTIRYETSRSDDHDLRERMKALAHGRRRFGYRRIHVLLRREGHIVNHKRLFRLYREEKLTVRKRGGRKRAIGTRAPMLVPMAANDRWSLDFVSDQLTDGRRFRVLTVVDDCTRECLALVADTSLSGLRVARELDRIIEGRGKPKMIVSDNGSEFTSNAILNWTDRTKVEWHYIAPGKPIQNAFIESFNGRLRDEFLNETLFSSLTQARSALSNWRSDYNDHRPHSGLGWMTPAEFAQTINPRRDAVLRSRNGSAPQPAATAPNTATQNRWSELKTG, from the exons ATGAAGCGCAAGCGTTTTACAGACGAACAGATCATCGGCATTCTGAAGGAGCACGAGGCGGGCACGCCAGTCGCGGAGCTTTGCCGCAAGCACGGCGTCAGCGATGCCAGTATTTATAAGTGGAAAGCCAAGTTCGGCGGCATGGACGTGTCCGAGGCCAAGCGGTTGAAGACCCTGGAGGACGAGAACACGAAGCTGAAGCGGCTCCTGGCGGATGCCATGCTCGACAATGCTGCTTTGAAAGACCTTT TTGGGAAAGAAGTGGTGACGCCCGCAGCAAAGCGGAACGCTGTCAAGCATCTGATGAGCCACCATCAGATGAGTGAACGGCGGGCGTGTAAAGCCATCGGCGTTTGCCGGATGACGATCCGTTATGAAACGAGCCGCAGCGACGATCATGACCTTCGCGAGCGAATGAAGGCGTTGGCGCATGGACGTCGCCGCTTCGGATATCGACGCATTCACGTGCTGCTCAGGCGCGAGGGCCACATTGTGAACCACAAGAGGCTCTTCCGGCTCTATCGGGAAGAGAAGCTGACGGTGCGCAAGCGCGGCGGTCGCAAGCGAGCGATTGGCACGCGAGCACCGATGCTTGTCCCGATGGCAGCCAATGATCGTTGGTCGCTGGACTTCGTATCGGATCAACTCACCGACGGTCGCAGGTTCCGGGTGCTGACGGTCGTCGACGATTGCACCAGGGAATGCCTGGCACTCGTCGCCGATACATCACTTTCCGGTCTGCGGGTTGCACGCGAGCTTGACCGGATCATCGAGGGGCGTGGCAAGCCAAAGATGATCGTCAGCGACAATGGCAGCGAGTTCACCAGCAATGCGATCCTGAATTGGACGGATCGGACCAAGGTGGAATGGCACTACATCGCGCCGGGCAAGCCGATCCAGAACGCCTTCATCGAAAGCTTCAATGGGCGGCTGCGAGACGAGTTCTTGAATGAAACTCTCTTCTCGTCACTGACCCAAGCTCGATCAGCGCTTTCAAACTGGCGCAGCGATTACAACGATCACCGACCGCATTCCGGCCTCGGCTGGATGACACCTGCCGAGTTCGCTCAGACAATCAACCCGCGACGTGATGCGGTGCTGCGCAGCCGAAATGGCTCCGCACCGCAACCCGCCGCTACCGCCCCGAATACAGCAACCCAAAACCGTTGGAGCGAACTCAAAACTGGATAA
- a CDS encoding ABC transporter ATP-binding protein, with product MSNRAMEDIRGAEIGMVFQEPMSSLNPVLTIARQMTEGLKRHRSLGQKQATNAAMAALSDVGVNDPGRVMGLFPHQLSGGLRQRVLLAAAIVLQPAILLADEPTTALDVTVQAQVLDLLIDLKMRSNMGVLLISHDLGVVAETADRVAVMQAGRVVEIGPVEDVLDDPQHEYTKMLLASNLTPEEALALRGCST from the coding sequence ATGAGCAACCGCGCGATGGAAGATATCCGTGGCGCGGAGATTGGAATGGTATTTCAAGAGCCAATGTCATCGCTCAATCCTGTCCTGACGATAGCCCGGCAGATGACGGAAGGACTGAAGAGACACAGGTCTCTAGGCCAAAAGCAAGCCACTAACGCGGCGATGGCCGCATTGTCCGATGTGGGAGTGAATGATCCTGGACGCGTCATGGGGCTTTTCCCACATCAGCTCTCGGGCGGCTTGCGACAGCGCGTGTTGCTCGCAGCCGCAATCGTGTTGCAGCCAGCTATACTCTTAGCTGATGAACCAACGACAGCCCTCGACGTCACCGTTCAGGCGCAGGTTTTAGATTTGCTGATCGATCTCAAGATGCGTTCGAACATGGGTGTCCTGCTCATTTCACACGACCTTGGTGTTGTCGCGGAAACGGCCGACCGCGTGGCCGTTATGCAAGCTGGACGGGTTGTGGAGATTGGGCCTGTCGAAGATGTCCTGGATGACCCGCAACATGAGTACACAAAGATGTTGCTTGCCTCAAACCTCACGCCAGAGGAGGCCTTGGCATTGCGCGGCTGTTCAACATGA
- a CDS encoding ABC transporter permease — translation MAVVFGLFVGGILGFAAAFSGRYVETLILRLIDVLYSFPDILIAMIMLAFLGPGIENATFAIGASFVPFYARLTYALSVGEKAKPYLEAARLAGIGPFRLIRVHVMPNISQSVVAVATLGFSSAVLSSAGLSFLGLGVQPPSPEWGAILASGRNYITKAPWLLLFPGFAIGLTVFSFQIAIDGMHDWFDPRRKFR, via the coding sequence GTGGCCGTGGTTTTCGGTCTTTTTGTAGGGGGAATTCTAGGTTTTGCGGCAGCATTTTCAGGTCGATATGTCGAGACGCTGATCCTTCGGCTCATTGACGTGCTATATTCGTTTCCTGACATTCTCATAGCAATGATTATGCTGGCATTCCTCGGGCCTGGTATCGAAAACGCCACATTCGCGATTGGTGCCAGCTTTGTCCCGTTTTACGCCCGCCTAACCTACGCCCTATCGGTTGGAGAGAAGGCCAAACCCTATCTCGAAGCTGCCAGATTGGCGGGAATTGGTCCTTTCCGACTTATCCGCGTCCACGTCATGCCCAACATCAGTCAGAGCGTGGTCGCCGTGGCGACATTAGGTTTTTCGTCGGCTGTACTGTCCTCTGCTGGGTTGTCATTTCTCGGACTTGGGGTACAGCCGCCGTCGCCTGAGTGGGGCGCTATACTTGCGTCTGGTCGTAACTACATCACTAAAGCCCCCTGGCTCCTGCTATTTCCAGGTTTCGCAATTGGTCTAACGGTGTTTTCTTTCCAAATTGCGATTGACGGTATGCATGATTGGTTTGACCCACGTCGGAAGTTTCGTTGA
- a CDS encoding ABC transporter permease, protein MTRLILRKTFLAIITILAIIVLTGFLLHLVPGDPVTALAALGASSNPQVMAEMRSRLGLDLPVWQQVGLYVWNVLHADLGKTIRGDEPVLNVLLSRLPSTLILAVSGLGMALLVGIPVGVFSAVKRGSVADAVLTMIMVFGASLPAFWTGLLLVQVFSLKLGWLPVAGTGWRNLLLPALTLGLAYCTLVSRVTRSAIVEVLGKDYVRTARARGLREHQVLLVHALRPALLSIATVGGLIFAHLLGGQIVVENVFAWNGIGRVAVQAMLARDYPLIQGFIIVFSTSIVILSTVLDVLYAALDPRIRRI, encoded by the coding sequence ATGACGCGTCTTATTCTTCGTAAAACTTTTTTGGCGATTATCACAATCTTAGCCATCATCGTTCTTACAGGCTTTCTGTTACATCTTGTTCCTGGTGATCCCGTGACTGCCCTAGCAGCGTTGGGCGCGTCCTCAAACCCACAGGTCATGGCGGAAATGCGCTCTCGTTTGGGTTTGGACCTTCCCGTCTGGCAGCAGGTCGGGCTCTACGTCTGGAATGTCCTTCACGCAGATCTCGGCAAAACTATAAGGGGCGATGAACCTGTCTTAAATGTTTTGCTATCGCGTCTGCCAAGCACACTCATCCTCGCAGTATCAGGCCTGGGCATGGCGCTTTTGGTAGGAATTCCCGTGGGCGTCTTCTCGGCTGTGAAGCGCGGCAGCGTCGCTGATGCAGTGTTGACGATGATAATGGTATTTGGTGCGTCGTTGCCGGCCTTCTGGACCGGCCTTCTTCTGGTCCAAGTGTTTTCGCTCAAGCTTGGCTGGCTACCAGTGGCAGGGACCGGGTGGCGAAATCTTTTGCTGCCTGCGCTGACGCTGGGTCTGGCTTACTGTACACTCGTGTCTCGTGTGACCCGGTCCGCAATCGTTGAGGTTCTTGGGAAAGACTATGTTAGAACCGCACGTGCGCGAGGCCTTAGAGAACATCAAGTGCTATTGGTCCATGCGCTTCGGCCGGCATTGCTCAGTATCGCCACAGTGGGTGGCTTGATTTTTGCGCATCTTCTAGGCGGTCAGATAGTCGTAGAGAATGTATTTGCGTGGAACGGTATTGGACGCGTTGCTGTTCAAGCAATGCTAGCAAGAGATTATCCTCTCATTCAGGGTTTCATTATTGTTTTTTCAACATCTATCGTAATTTTATCAACAGTGTTGGACGTGCTTTACGCTGCCCTCGATCCCCGCATCAGAAGAATATGA